The Fragaria vesca subsp. vesca linkage group LG2, FraVesHawaii_1.0, whole genome shotgun sequence genome includes a window with the following:
- the LOC101301942 gene encoding E3 ubiquitin-protein ligase RING1-like, whose amino-acid sequence METLYQYSIYQEEQNHAFPNTQLLSCDCFIFNLHFTHQLQLYYPQHVFIPLNSIQESFFVPCNVFFTHTHDTINTILSGTGVSLDFIEALVPEVYSFALDVATVFENGDPDEHKVVPFNLGVVAVTPYDDHDQIERAIWESGQVFNPVPATRSSIAALKKVKVENLSVVNECSICLEEFSTGLEVIGMPCNHVYHKDCIVEWLKRSHLCPLCRFSMPT is encoded by the coding sequence ATGGAGACCCTTTACCAATACTCAATCTACCAAGAAGAACAAAACCATGCTTTCCCCAACACCCAGTTGCTCTCCTGCGACTGTTTCATCTTCAACCTTCACTTCACTCATCAGCTCCAACTCTACTACCCCCAACATGTGTTCATACCTTTGAACTCAATCCAAGAATCCTTCTTTGTACCCTGTAACGTGTTCTTTACACATACCCATGACACCATCAACACCATTCTCTCTGGGACAGGTGTGTCCCTGGACTTCATTGAGGCTTTGGTACCTGAAGTTTACAGCTTTGCTTTGGATGTTGCCACTGTGTTCGAAAATGGGGACCCTGATGAGCATAAAGTGGTCCCTTTCAATTTGGGTGTTGTGGCTGTGACGCCTTATGATGATCATGACCAGATTGAGAGGGCTATTTGGGAATCTGGGCAGGTTTTTAATCCGGTTCCGGCCACCAGGTCGTCTATTGCGGCGTTGAAGAAAGTGAAGGTTGAGAATTTGAGCGTGGTGAATGAATGTAGTATTTGTTTGGAGGAGTTTTCAACTGGGTTGGAGGTTATAGGCATGCCCTGCAACCATGTGTATCATAAGGATTGCATTGTTGAGTGGTTGAAGAGGAGTCATTTATGCCCATTGTGCCGGTTTTCGATGCCAACTTGA
- the LOC101302235 gene encoding BTB/POZ domain-containing protein At1g21780-like has protein sequence MMPTPETKVLKVESISRLAQWRIDNFGPCNYLKSDAFKVGIWNWHFSIEKNRYLYIRLFPEQSRLTKEQPPFARFVLRITSSAFGRQPCVSPVYERLLRTPEDFAWPVNSSSSGPFVIELEFLDLKISTMNGGESTHVWPTGGLMQSLSTQSTLTCLSRMFQEGIHADVTINTAEGSLKAHKAVLSANSPVFRSMFSHDLKETVSSTIDIEDMSLESCTALVSYWYGTIKQEDFLKHRLALLSAANKYDMSDLKDACEESLMEDINSGNVLERLHEAGLYQLPKLKKGCLLYLFRFGKIYDVRQELDGFFEYADRELMTEMFQEVLTSWKPA, from the exons ATGATGCCCACGCCGGAAACCAAAGTACTGAAAGTAGAGTCCATCTCAAGACTCGCCCAATGGAGGATTGACAATTTCGGACCCTGCAATTACTTAAAGTCCGATGCTTTCAAGGTCGGAATCTGGAACTG GCACTTTTCGATAGAGAAGAATCGGTATCTGTATATTCGTTTGTTTCCGGAACAATCGCGTTTGACTAAAGAACAGCCTCCTTTTGCTCGCTTTGTGCTTCGAATTACGAGCTCCGCCTTTGGCCGCCAGCCTTGCGTCTCCCCCG TTTATGAAAGACTGCTTCGCACACCGGAGGACTTTGCCTGGCCTGTTAATTCCAGTTCCAGTGGTCCCTTCGTCATTGAATTAGAGTTTCTCGACCTGAAGATATCAACTATGAAT GGTGGGGAGTCTACTCATGTATGGCCTACTGGTGGATTGATGCAGTCTTTGTCAACTCAAAGCACTCTGACATGCCTCTCTCGAATGTTTCAAGAGGGTATCCATGCCGATGTCACCATCAACACTGCGGAAGGCTCTTTGAAAGCTCACAAAGCAGTTCTTTCAGCAAATTCTCCCGTGTTCCGGAGCATGTTCAGTCACGACCTTAAAGAAACAGTGTCCTCCACAATTGACATAGAAGACATGTCACTGGAATCTTGTACGGCCCTTGTCAGTTATTGGTATGGAACCATTAAACAAGAGGATTTCTTGAAGCACCGGTTGGCACTTCTCAGCGCGGCAAACAAATATGACATGTCAGACCTTAAAGATGCTTGTGAGGAGAGCCTTATGGAAGATATTAACTCTGGGAATGTCCTGGAGAGGCTGCACGAGGCCGGATTGTACCAACTGCCGAAGCTGAAGAAAGGGTGTTTGTTGTACTTGTTTCGTTTTGGCAAGATATATGATGTTAGACAGGAGTTAGATGGCTTTTTCGAGTATGCAGACAGAGAGTTGATGACCGAAATGTTTCAAGAAGTCCTTACAAGTTGGAAGCCTGCATAA
- the LOC101307850 gene encoding V-type proton ATPase 16 kDa proteolipid subunit c4-like, with product MASSSFSGDETAPFFGFLGAAAALVFSCMGAAYGTAKSGVGVASMGVMRPELVMKSIVPVVMAGVLGIYGLIIAVIISTGINPKAKSYYLFDGYAHLSSGLACGLAGLSAGMAIGIVGDAGVRANAQQPKLFVGMILILIFAEALALYGLIVGIILSSRAGQSRAD from the exons ATGGCTTCCTCTTCTTTCAGCGGCGACGAGACCGCTCCCTTCTTCGGCTTCCTCGGCGCCGCCGCAGCTCTCGTCTTCTCCT GCATGGGCGCCGCGTACGGCACCGCGAAGAGCGGAGTCGGCGTGGCCTCGATGGGAGTGATGCGGCCGGAGCTGGTCATGAAATCGATCGTTCCGGTGGTTATGGCTGGAGTGCTTGGGATCTACGGGCTCATCATTGCTGTGATTATCAGCACCGGGATTAATCCCAAGGCCAAGTCTTATTACCTGTTTGATGGATATGCTCACTTGTCCTCTGGCCTTGCTTGTGGCCTCGCCGGGCTCTCCGCCGGAATGGCCATCGGGATCGTCGGTGACGCCGGTGTCCG GGCCAATGCACAGCAGCCAAAGCTCTTTGTTGGCATGATCCTTATCCTCATCTTTGCTGAAGCTCTTGCTTTGTACGGTCTCATTGTGGGGATTATTCTCTCATCCCGAGCAGGGCAATCTCGTGCAGACTAA
- the LOC101308145 gene encoding uncharacterized protein LOC101308145 codes for MPNIVLNDSENRFQIEDNEDFYVEFEVNGDPPKMNIIDTVASRRFRDALLCHAFDYADEKHWDVETTCDVAADYVTRNPSRGQPIPEPPPAPAGPTGSPVWQNLQQLFYVNRSFFMLVLLFVGLLDRDLFLLLSVVFLFIILSY; via the exons ATGCCAAATATAGTTCTCAACGATTCCGAGAATAGGTTCCAAATAGAGGACAATGAGGATTTCTATGTGGAATTCGAGGTCAACGGAGACCCGCCAAAGATGAATATAATCGATACAGTTGCCTCGCGCAGGTTTCGTGACGCTCTCTTGTGCCACGCCTTCGACTACGCCGATGAAAAACATTGGGACGTCGAGACCACCTGTGATGTCGCCGCT GATTATGTGACCAGAAACCCTTCACGGGGTCAGCCCATACCCGAGCCGCCTCCTGCCCCTGCTGGTCCTACTGGTTCTCCTGTATGGCAGAATTTGCAGCAGCTTTTCTATGTCAACCGGAGTTTTTTTATGCTTGTTCTCCTTTTCGTCGGGTTGTTGGACAGAGATCTGTTTTTACTTCTGTCTGTGGTCTTTCTTTTTATTATACTTTCTTATTAA